A DNA window from Chryseobacterium sp. MEBOG06 contains the following coding sequences:
- a CDS encoding outer membrane beta-barrel family protein: MYLSRIIFFLIICSSNILLSQNFSLDGKVLDSISRNPMQKSDITLSLAKDSTKIYKTTSRENGSFSFDNIPQGIYYFQLHSGNVKSLDLININQSIKKDFYISNIQTENIKEILLIKEKPLIDQKPDKTVITIDKSIYDTGRNSYDLLNKLPEVYADPLGNINFRGDQGVSIYIDGRKINIPSSQIKGYLKSIPSESINSYEIISTPGSEYDAQGTNAIINIVTKKNIEYGFSGSLNASLLQTRYTTTNLGGTLNYRKNKWNFSTVLNYDNNVFYSKTKSERQYKQENRFLNQDYYYKEKYDNYALTVGAEYDINKNSKIGAKYQLNYTDWNVNSNSSLQMDSVTLTHNNKKEFINNQNVNVYYKLKLDSSKSSLTLNYDFLNYNNPSNSYYINSTQNSTPFEMYYIDNPIKININTFSADFNKQFEHFVWQSGAKLSFIKTDNNNIYFQKQNNQDIIDNTRSNHFNYQEDIQAIYSNIIYSFEKDWTAKLGLRAENTIYKGVSNEDGFKRSRFDVFPSFFLRKKLNNKQVLNLSYVLRIQRPAYEFLNPFIDYQDPYSIKTGNTNLKPAFSNLVELKYIKSSKYSLTLSYKNTKNLIGQIYTTQDNLVYATTYDNISTENIYTLSSNIPLKFASWWETNIYSYINYKSVVFSEGENKGRYALASFFVRNSNTFNLPDDYSLELSGFYKGNSLFYIYKSKPQYSVDLSFKKSWKNMSLSAELTDVFNSLDSRVITDNATIHQYSRTKYPTRVFSVGFSYNFAKGKKEATKYDDDEKNSDEKDRIER; the protein is encoded by the coding sequence ATGTATCTATCAAGAATTATATTTTTTCTGATTATTTGCAGTAGTAATATTTTACTGTCTCAAAACTTTTCTCTGGACGGAAAGGTTCTGGATTCTATATCCCGTAATCCTATGCAAAAGTCTGATATTACGTTATCTTTGGCAAAAGATTCCACCAAAATATATAAAACGACGTCCCGCGAAAATGGAAGTTTTTCTTTTGATAACATTCCACAAGGAATTTATTATTTTCAGCTTCATTCCGGAAATGTAAAATCTTTGGATCTGATTAATATCAACCAGTCTATTAAAAAAGATTTTTACATAAGTAATATACAAACAGAAAATATAAAAGAAATTTTACTGATAAAGGAAAAACCTCTTATTGATCAAAAACCTGATAAAACAGTTATTACTATTGATAAAAGTATTTATGATACAGGTAGAAATTCATACGATTTATTGAATAAGCTGCCGGAGGTCTATGCAGATCCCTTGGGAAATATAAACTTTAGAGGTGATCAGGGCGTGAGTATTTATATTGATGGTAGGAAAATTAATATCCCTTCAAGCCAGATTAAAGGATATCTGAAATCAATCCCTTCAGAAAGCATTAATTCTTACGAAATAATATCAACTCCCGGGTCAGAATACGACGCTCAGGGTACTAATGCTATTATTAATATTGTCACAAAAAAGAATATCGAATATGGATTTTCCGGAAGTCTGAATGCAAGTCTTCTGCAAACCAGATATACAACTACCAATCTGGGAGGAACTTTGAACTACAGGAAAAATAAATGGAATTTTTCTACAGTACTCAACTATGATAATAATGTATTTTACAGTAAAACCAAATCTGAAAGACAATATAAACAAGAGAATAGATTCCTGAATCAAGATTATTATTATAAGGAAAAATATGATAATTATGCATTGACAGTGGGAGCTGAATATGATATCAATAAAAACTCTAAGATTGGGGCAAAATATCAATTGAACTATACAGACTGGAATGTTAATTCTAATTCATCATTACAGATGGATTCAGTAACGCTGACTCATAATAATAAAAAAGAGTTTATTAATAATCAAAATGTTAATGTATATTATAAATTGAAATTAGACTCATCCAAATCCAGTTTAACTCTTAATTATGATTTTTTAAACTATAACAATCCCTCAAATTCTTATTATATCAATTCTACTCAGAATTCTACTCCGTTTGAAATGTATTATATTGATAATCCGATAAAAATCAATATAAATACTTTCTCAGCTGATTTTAATAAGCAGTTTGAACATTTCGTATGGCAGTCGGGAGCAAAACTGAGTTTTATAAAAACAGATAATAACAATATTTATTTTCAAAAACAAAATAATCAGGATATCATAGACAACACCAGATCTAATCATTTTAATTATCAGGAGGATATACAGGCTATTTATTCTAATATTATCTATTCTTTTGAAAAGGATTGGACTGCCAAACTTGGTTTAAGAGCAGAGAATACAATATACAAAGGAGTTTCCAATGAAGATGGGTTTAAGCGAAGCAGATTTGATGTTTTTCCTTCTTTCTTTCTTAGAAAAAAATTGAATAATAAACAGGTTTTGAATCTATCTTATGTCTTAAGGATTCAAAGACCAGCATATGAATTTTTGAATCCATTTATTGATTATCAGGATCCTTATTCAATAAAAACAGGAAATACAAACCTAAAACCAGCCTTCTCAAATCTTGTAGAACTAAAATATATCAAAAGTTCAAAATATAGCTTAACGCTCAGTTACAAGAATACAAAAAATTTGATAGGACAAATTTATACCACTCAGGATAATTTGGTGTATGCAACTACTTATGATAATATCAGTACTGAAAACATATATACACTTTCATCGAATATTCCTCTAAAATTTGCGAGCTGGTGGGAGACCAATATTTATTCTTATATCAATTATAAATCTGTAGTTTTTTCTGAGGGGGAAAATAAAGGCAGATATGCTTTAGCTTCCTTTTTTGTCAGAAATTCTAACACATTTAATTTACCCGATGACTATTCGTTGGAATTAAGTGGTTTTTATAAAGGGAACAGCCTGTTCTATATTTATAAATCTAAACCCCAGTATAGTGTAGATTTATCTTTCAAGAAAAGCTGGAAAAACATGTCACTATCAGCCGAGCTTACAGATGTCTTTAATTCATTGGATTCAAGAGTTATTACCGATAATGCTACCATCCATCAATATTCCAGAACGAAATACCCTACAAGAGTCTTTTCTGTAGGCTTCTCTTATAACTTTGCTAAAGGGAAAAAAGAGGCGACAAAATATGATGACGATGAGAAAAATTCAGATGAAAAAGACCGCATAGAACGATGA
- a CDS encoding S41 family peptidase: protein MTLNIIYSMSNSLYLKMKMPFPGYNVYGEKKEGYDLKTITGTKTENDVVYLPIELHNINIKYPTTSFILQYKTANVKKFDINIIRKRDTIKIQNVKNTEDGYQFPVEKIFSSSDNILGIEYKIYKQEDSKPYEFFIGRMDIAYYNEYEDISPFNASYEKLTAIPSPSAFGLYTLYSHYPKEYLQNMVLSNISIEYPDSYKKALLQLTGDNIKRYSFYEEKKIKKKNVAQKFEKLAATLLNTEIDDCELTEKLNNFLFENFYDPHFKINSRCGQGERKLSPLRVQKVSKRYIIVANLDSGLQQQVPLGSELLSVGKKKISDYKKEKDHYLNDKVIDKINYLLSGKVGEEVLVQLKSNGVEKTVSFKIKDGYPIPDNFKPKQGQFKVTDAVSYFKINLFSREIPTLFVNHLKEINASKGLVIDLRGNGGGEGNEGARLLSYMINKDFKYTDILNRDTKNLDSLVVSTNAALFSVDENKKIIVLVDHNTACAAELFVRALKENRKRVTVIGRERSAGSITPTYNITFGDKYKTTLLTGSYAPYKYVLKNPKNVGIEPDIMVDINDVYDLQPYNDKVFTEAVKVVTVP, encoded by the coding sequence ATGACACTGAATATCATTTATAGCATGAGCAACAGCTTATACTTGAAAATGAAGATGCCTTTTCCCGGCTATAATGTGTATGGCGAAAAGAAAGAGGGGTATGATTTGAAGACAATAACAGGAACAAAGACAGAAAATGATGTTGTTTACCTTCCGATTGAATTACATAATATAAATATTAAGTACCCAACGACATCTTTTATTCTTCAATATAAAACAGCTAATGTTAAAAAGTTTGATATTAATATCATTCGAAAAAGAGATACTATTAAAATTCAGAATGTTAAAAATACCGAGGATGGATATCAGTTTCCTGTGGAAAAAATTTTTTCCTCTTCAGACAATATTCTTGGTATAGAGTATAAGATTTACAAGCAAGAAGATAGTAAACCTTACGAGTTTTTTATTGGGAGAATGGATATAGCTTATTATAACGAATACGAGGATATTTCTCCTTTTAATGCATCCTATGAGAAATTGACAGCAATACCTTCTCCCTCTGCCTTTGGGTTATATACGCTTTATAGTCATTATCCTAAGGAATATTTACAAAATATGGTCTTATCTAATATATCTATAGAATACCCTGATAGTTATAAAAAGGCCTTACTTCAACTTACTGGAGATAATATTAAAAGATATTCTTTTTATGAAGAGAAAAAGATCAAGAAAAAGAATGTTGCCCAAAAATTTGAAAAATTGGCAGCTACTCTGTTAAATACTGAAATAGATGATTGTGAGCTGACCGAAAAGCTAAACAATTTTTTGTTTGAAAATTTTTACGATCCTCATTTTAAAATTAATTCCCGATGTGGGCAGGGTGAAAGAAAATTAAGCCCACTCAGGGTACAGAAGGTGAGCAAAAGGTATATTATTGTAGCCAATTTAGATTCTGGCCTTCAGCAGCAAGTTCCTTTAGGAAGTGAACTGTTATCTGTAGGAAAAAAGAAAATTTCTGATTACAAAAAAGAAAAAGATCATTATCTGAACGATAAAGTCATTGACAAGATAAATTATTTGTTGTCAGGTAAAGTAGGAGAAGAAGTGCTTGTTCAGCTTAAATCAAATGGAGTGGAGAAAACGGTTTCCTTTAAGATAAAAGACGGATATCCGATTCCTGATAATTTTAAGCCGAAACAGGGGCAGTTTAAAGTTACGGATGCCGTCAGCTATTTTAAGATCAATTTATTTTCAAGAGAAATACCAACACTTTTTGTTAATCATCTTAAAGAAATTAATGCCTCAAAAGGATTAGTTATTGATTTGAGGGGAAATGGAGGAGGAGAAGGAAATGAAGGAGCACGATTACTCTCCTACATGATCAATAAAGATTTCAAATATACAGATATCCTTAATAGAGATACTAAGAATTTGGACTCTTTAGTGGTATCAACGAATGCAGCTCTTTTTTCGGTTGATGAAAACAAAAAAATAATAGTACTGGTGGATCACAATACAGCATGTGCGGCAGAATTATTTGTACGTGCGTTAAAGGAGAATAGAAAAAGGGTGACTGTAATAGGAAGAGAACGAAGCGCTGGATCCATCACGCCTACCTATAACATTACTTTTGGTGATAAATATAAAACAACATTATTGACTGGAAGTTATGCTCCCTATAAATATGTCCTAAAAAATCCCAAAAATGTGGGTATTGAACCGGATATAATGGTTGATATAAATGATGTATATGATTTACAACCCTATAATGATAAGGTTTTCACAGAGGCAGTAAAGGTAGTTACAGTACCATGA
- a CDS encoding 2OG-Fe(II) oxygenase encodes MEKLAKIEKTIEVVKVDNKEITIINNFLDSDEINAFYEYVSDLSFVKKEKDDEYDEYPIFSVDFIPEEFINDTFIGIKIKEYLQSINMFDQFLLYRSSINMSHYGDVEFPHYDCPIDRKDITVLLYVNNKWDYKWGGETLFYESHDSKAAVLPKPGRLVIFPGNIEHLGGVPTRICKASRFSLALKFAYIK; translated from the coding sequence ATGGAAAAGCTAGCCAAGATAGAAAAAACAATTGAAGTGGTAAAAGTTGATAATAAAGAAATAACAATTATTAACAACTTTCTGGATTCAGATGAAATCAATGCTTTTTACGAATATGTTTCAGATCTTTCTTTCGTAAAAAAGGAAAAAGATGATGAATATGATGAGTATCCAATCTTTAGTGTTGATTTTATTCCTGAAGAATTTATTAATGATACTTTTATCGGAATAAAAATCAAAGAATATTTACAAAGTATAAACATGTTTGATCAGTTCTTGTTATATCGTTCCTCTATTAATATGTCTCACTATGGAGATGTTGAATTTCCTCATTATGATTGTCCAATAGATCGAAAAGATATTACTGTACTGTTGTATGTAAATAATAAATGGGATTACAAATGGGGAGGTGAAACCTTATTTTACGAAAGTCATGATTCAAAAGCAGCCGTATTGCCAAAGCCTGGCAGATTAGTTATATTTCCCGGAAATATAGAACATTTGGGAGGTGTTCCCACAAGAATCTGTAAAGCTTCAAGATTTAGTTTAGCCTTAAAATTTGCATATATAAAATGA
- a CDS encoding radical SAM/SPASM domain-containing protein codes for MLSQKYKASPYNLLIPIEETEEFLLYNTFLGGIEILTQKEGILLSELMSLQKIYEDRIPSLHKDLFKYLLSKDYIIKEQDFINFAENLYLKRKKLESANGIYLTIGTTITCNMACPYCFEFHKPKDMLKDQKTFEKIVSYLQEILSMERNIKKLFVTWYGGEPLLNMKAIKSLSPMFIELCEKNNIAYETDLITNGIFLTPENVKILQENAVNQAQVTLDGAQETHDKYRPLKKHGDENYTKILENLSLLPDNFQINLRMNIDKEVAKTIPVLLSDLQKYNIWPAKYRSFSFSPAWLRTYDGEIISEQEKKKRLTVDEFFEVKQNFRFTQIKIFNEWATNKNIRTAKLAWELPQFQSDCPTWVSPYGLVIDPLGNIHKCWETIHEAKKAPSNVFEGYKKEHFKDYTDFNRYNVNEICRNCKFLPVCDQISCSHQALKNTIPQCTYWKYKAEDFIKEQYLRLRSNPEQISSPVSNLAINTGHTNK; via the coding sequence ATGTTATCACAAAAATATAAAGCCAGCCCCTACAACCTGTTAATTCCTATCGAAGAAACAGAAGAATTCTTATTGTATAATACCTTTTTAGGAGGAATTGAAATCCTAACTCAAAAAGAAGGAATATTACTTTCAGAATTGATGTCTTTACAAAAAATTTATGAAGATCGGATTCCCTCTCTTCATAAAGATTTATTTAAATATCTATTATCCAAAGATTATATTATTAAAGAACAGGATTTTATCAATTTTGCCGAAAATCTGTACCTTAAAAGAAAAAAGCTTGAAAGTGCTAATGGGATCTATTTGACAATAGGAACCACAATCACTTGCAATATGGCTTGTCCATATTGTTTTGAGTTTCACAAGCCGAAAGATATGCTGAAAGATCAAAAAACTTTTGAAAAAATTGTAAGCTATCTTCAGGAGATTTTATCCATGGAAAGAAATATTAAAAAACTTTTTGTAACATGGTATGGAGGAGAGCCTTTACTGAACATGAAAGCAATAAAAAGTTTATCGCCTATGTTTATTGAACTATGTGAAAAAAATAATATTGCTTACGAAACGGACCTTATTACAAACGGAATTTTTCTCACTCCTGAAAATGTAAAAATACTACAGGAAAATGCTGTTAATCAAGCCCAGGTTACTCTGGATGGAGCGCAGGAAACCCATGATAAATATCGGCCTTTAAAAAAGCATGGAGATGAAAACTATACTAAAATTTTAGAAAATCTATCACTTCTTCCTGATAATTTTCAGATCAACTTGAGAATGAATATAGATAAAGAAGTTGCGAAAACAATTCCTGTTTTGTTGTCTGATTTACAAAAATATAATATATGGCCGGCTAAATACCGAAGCTTTTCCTTTTCCCCAGCATGGTTGAGAACGTATGATGGAGAAATTATTTCAGAACAAGAGAAGAAGAAAAGATTAACCGTTGATGAATTTTTTGAAGTAAAACAAAATTTTAGATTTACTCAAATTAAAATTTTTAATGAATGGGCTACAAATAAGAATATTAGGACCGCAAAATTAGCCTGGGAGCTACCTCAATTTCAATCTGACTGCCCCACCTGGGTCTCTCCATACGGACTCGTAATCGATCCTTTGGGTAATATTCATAAATGTTGGGAAACAATACACGAAGCCAAAAAAGCTCCTTCAAATGTTTTTGAAGGATATAAAAAAGAACATTTTAAAGATTATACTGATTTTAACAGGTATAATGTAAATGAAATCTGTAGAAATTGCAAATTCCTTCCGGTATGTGATCAAATTTCATGCTCTCATCAGGCTTTAAAAAATACAATTCCTCAGTGTACCTACTGGAAATATAAGGCAGAAGATTTTATTAAAGAGCAATATTTAAGACTTAGATCAAATCCTGAACAAATATCATCACCAGTAAGCAATCTTGCTATAAATACCGGACACACAAATAAATAA
- a CDS encoding cupin-like domain-containing protein, whose amino-acid sequence MQQLIDKITRNNLTPISEDFSYSMDEKYFNEQYGYQKIPVVIRNAYQHWKIKEKWTLPYLILKLPGKESFDSYDKKLSLEEYLKNDFINKLYYKTQCHSSNELSDDYDIPDELRCWYKNYRKPPKLFLSWLYVGKQNTFSDLHQDLWDTSAWNYLIKGRKLWFFFPKSLNSIIKADIDSYKIQNIIDNILNNKDPKLQPLYCIQNEGDLVYTPSGYYHAVVNLDLTISLTENFINKTNYDVVYDNFKKNFDSSTKSLLEIIEYHLKLEKNGKASQDRKNN is encoded by the coding sequence ATGCAACAGTTAATTGACAAGATTACCAGAAATAATTTAACGCCTATTTCTGAAGACTTTTCTTATAGTATGGATGAAAAGTATTTTAATGAGCAGTACGGCTATCAAAAAATTCCTGTAGTTATTAGGAATGCATATCAACACTGGAAAATTAAGGAGAAATGGACATTGCCATATTTGATCTTAAAATTACCTGGTAAAGAAAGTTTTGACAGTTATGATAAAAAATTAAGCCTGGAAGAATATCTAAAAAATGACTTCATCAATAAATTATATTACAAGACTCAATGTCATTCATCTAATGAATTATCTGATGATTATGATATTCCTGATGAATTAAGATGTTGGTATAAAAACTATCGTAAACCACCCAAATTATTTTTATCGTGGCTATATGTTGGAAAACAAAATACTTTTTCAGATCTCCATCAGGATCTTTGGGATACCAGTGCATGGAATTATCTGATAAAAGGAAGGAAACTTTGGTTTTTTTTCCCAAAATCATTAAATTCCATTATAAAAGCTGATATAGATTCTTATAAAATTCAAAACATAATTGATAATATTCTTAATAATAAAGATCCAAAACTTCAGCCATTATATTGCATTCAAAATGAAGGTGATCTGGTGTATACACCCTCTGGCTATTATCATGCTGTTGTAAATTTAGACCTGACCATCTCATTAACTGAAAACTTTATTAATAAAACAAATTATGATGTAGTATATGATAATTTTAAAAAGAACTTTGATAGTAGTACAAAATCCTTATTAGAAATTATAGAATATCATTTAAAATTAGAAAAAAATGGAAAAGCTAGCCAAGATAGAAAAAACAATTGA
- a CDS encoding DUF1611 domain-containing protein, producing the protein MTSNELNSFDTLVIGYFLEQLLDHNLIFSYNLIKSCVELDKNFIIWDETVYRFLKKLIETSYPAYQGQLIFNNVDKPLVGKLYSLAPLQEYYSPTICVIGTGSVQGKFTVQMTLKRLLEELDYKVSLISTEPQGVLFNSDFIFPFGYNPP; encoded by the coding sequence TTGACATCCAATGAACTTAATAGCTTTGATACCCTGGTTATTGGATATTTTCTTGAACAATTATTAGATCATAATTTAATATTCAGTTATAATTTAATAAAATCTTGTGTTGAACTTGATAAAAACTTTATCATATGGGATGAAACGGTATACAGATTCTTAAAAAAATTGATTGAGACCAGCTATCCGGCATATCAGGGACAACTGATATTCAATAACGTAGATAAGCCTTTGGTTGGGAAATTATACAGCTTAGCACCTTTACAGGAATATTATTCACCTACAATCTGTGTTATTGGAACTGGCAGTGTACAGGGGAAATTTACAGTTCAGATGACATTGAAAAGATTGTTGGAAGAGCTTGATTATAAAGTTTCACTTATTTCAACAGAACCTCAGGGGGTTCTTTTCAATAGTGATTTTATTTTCCCATTTGGTTATAACCCCCCATAG
- a CDS encoding S8 family peptidase yields the protein MKIAIVDTGVDRFHSRLNNCFIEGITIYEDETGSIHLIKNEFDDNDGHGTGIASIIHKHIPEAALYVVKLSSYHENKSENLLINAISHIVEHYQVDIINISMGINSDTISNELEKVCKAAFDKNMFICASSFYFAEKPCYPAHFNTVIGVGTGIIKDKTHFRYLKNNPTNILAKGGLQRVANKNNSFKFGSGTSLATAHFTGILANVLKNGEVNSVEEYVTWCEENSNDSILSFNRKNSDTEREVHSISSQLIKEDTINSILKAYKLPSDVKNIALFPFEEKEMRSIVEFRDMLSCNISLIIGYPRAIKMDHIFSALKISTFLLPINT from the coding sequence ATGAAAATTGCTATAGTAGATACAGGTGTTGATAGGTTTCATTCCCGTTTGAACAACTGTTTTATTGAAGGAATTACCATTTATGAAGATGAAACAGGAAGTATTCATCTTATCAAAAATGAATTTGACGATAATGACGGTCATGGGACAGGTATTGCTTCTATTATTCATAAACATATTCCTGAAGCTGCACTATATGTGGTTAAATTGAGCTCTTATCATGAAAACAAAAGCGAAAATCTTTTAATCAACGCGATTTCTCATATTGTTGAGCACTACCAGGTGGATATTATTAACATCAGTATGGGAATTAATTCTGATACAATTTCCAACGAATTAGAGAAGGTTTGTAAAGCAGCATTTGATAAAAATATGTTTATTTGCGCGTCTTCATTTTATTTTGCAGAAAAACCTTGTTATCCTGCTCATTTTAATACTGTTATTGGAGTAGGAACGGGGATTATTAAAGATAAAACACATTTTAGGTACCTGAAAAATAATCCGACCAATATACTCGCTAAAGGCGGGTTGCAAAGGGTTGCCAATAAAAACAATAGCTTTAAATTTGGCTCAGGAACAAGTCTTGCAACAGCTCATTTTACAGGAATATTAGCCAACGTATTGAAAAATGGAGAAGTAAATAGTGTAGAAGAATATGTTACCTGGTGTGAGGAAAATTCCAATGATTCCATATTAAGCTTTAATCGAAAAAATTCCGATACTGAAAGAGAAGTACATTCAATATCTAGTCAGCTTATCAAAGAAGACACAATCAATAGCATATTAAAAGCCTATAAGTTGCCTTCCGATGTGAAAAATATAGCCTTGTTCCCTTTTGAAGAAAAGGAAATGCGGAGTATCGTAGAATTCAGAGATATGTTGAGCTGCAACATATCTCTTATTATCGGTTATCCCAGAGCTATAAAAATGGATCATATCTTTTCTGCTTTGAAAATATCGACATTCCTTTTACCAATAAACACTTGA